A part of Macaca mulatta isolate MMU2019108-1 chromosome 12, T2T-MMU8v2.0, whole genome shotgun sequence genomic DNA contains:
- the LOC697678 gene encoding LOW QUALITY PROTEIN: glutamate dehydrogenase 1, mitochondrial-like (The sequence of the model RefSeq protein was modified relative to this genomic sequence to represent the inferred CDS: inserted 1 base in 1 codon; deleted 1 base in 1 codon; substituted 1 base at 1 genomic stop codon), with amino-acid sequence MYRCLGEALLLYRAGPAALGSAAAESAALLGQARGQPAAAPQPGLALAARRHYSEAVADREDDPNFFKMVEDFFDRGASIVEDKLVEDLRTRESEEQKRNRGRGILRIIKPCNQVLSLAFPIRRNDRSWEVIEGCRAQHSQHRTPCRGGICYSTDESVDEVKALVSLMTYKCAVVDVPFGAAKAGVKINPKNYTDNELEKITRRFTMELAKKGCIGPGIDVPAPDMSKGEGEMSXIADTYASTKGHYDINAHACVTGKPISQGGIHECISATGRGVFREIENFINEASYMSILGMTPGFGDKTFVVQGFGNVGLHSMRYLHRFGAKCIAVGESDGSMWNPDGIDPKELEDFKLQHGSILGFPXAKPYEGSILEADCDILIPAASEKPLTKSNTPRVKAKIIAEGANGPTTPETDKIFLERNIVVIPDLYLNAGGVTVSYFEWLKNLNHVSYGHLIFKYERVSNYNLLMSVQESLEGKFGKHGGTVSIVSTAEIQDRISGASEKDIVHSGLAYTMERSTRQIMCTVMKYNNLGLDLRIAAYVNAIEKVFKVYNEAGMTFT; translated from the exons ATGTACCGCTGCCTGGGCGAGGCGCTGCTGCTGTACCGGGCCGGGCCCGCAGCCCTGGGATCAGCGGCCGCAGAGTCGGCCGCGTTGCTGGGCCAGGCCCGGGGACAGCCCGCCGCCGCCCCGCAGCCGGGGCTCGCATTGGCCGCCCGGCGCCACTACAGCGAGGCGGTGGCCGACCGCGAGGACGACCCCAACTTCTTCAAGATGGTGGAGGACTTCTTCGACCGCGGCGCCAGCATCGTGGAGGACAAGCTGGTGGAGGACCTGAGGACCCGTGAGAGCGAGGAGCAGAAGCGGAACCGGGGGCGCGGTATCCTGCGGATCATCAAGCCCTGCAACCAAGTGCTGAGTCTCGCCTTCCCCATCCGGCGCAACGACCGCTCCTGGGAGGTCATCGAAGGCTGCCGAGCCCAGCACAGCCAGCACCGCACGCCCTGCAGGGGAGGTATCTGTTACAGCACTGATGAGAGTGTAGATGAAGTAAAAGCTTTGGTTTCTCTGATGACATACAAGTGTGCAGTGGTTGATGTGCCATTTGGGGCTGCTAAAGCTGGTGTTAAGATCAATCCCAAGAACTATACCGATAATGAATTGGAAAAGATCACAAGGAGGTTCACCATGGAGCTAGCAAAGAAGGGCTGTATTGGTCCTGGCATTGATGTGCCTGCCCCAGACATGAGCAAAGGTGAGGGGGAGATGTCCTAGATCGCTGATACCTATGCCAGCACCAAAGGGCACTATGACATTAATGCACACGCCTGTGTTACTGGTAAACCCATCAGCCAAGGGGGAATCCATGAATGCATCTCTGCTACTGGCCGTGGTGTCTTCCGTGAGATTGAAAACTTCATCAATGAAGCTTCTTACATGAGCATTTTAGGAATGACACCAGGGTTTGGAGATAAAACATTTGTTGTTCAGGGATTTGGTAATGTGGGCCTACACTCCATGAGATATTTACATCGTTTTGGTGCTAAATGTATTGCTGTTGGTGAGTCTGATGGGAGCATGTGGAATCCAGATGGTATTGACCCAAAGGAACTGGAAGACTTCAAATTGCAACATGGGTCCATTCTGGGCTTCC GGGCAAAGCCCTATGAAGGAAGCATCTTGGAGGCCGACTGTGACATACTGATTCCAGCTGCCAGTGAGAAGCCGTTGACCAAATCCAACACacccagagtcaaagccaagatCATTGCTGAAGGTGCCAATGGGCCAACAACTCCAGAAACTGACAAGATCTTCCTGGAGAGAAACATTGTGGTTATTCCAGATCTCTACTTGAATGCTGGAGGAGTGACAGTATCTTACTTTGAGTGGCTGAAGAATCTGAATCATGTCAGCTATGGCCATTTGATCTTCAAATATGAAAGGGTTTCTAACTACAACTTGCTCATGTCTGTTCAAGAGAGTTTAGAAGGAAAATTTGGAAAGCATGGTGGAACTGTTTCCATTGTATCCACAGCAGAGATCCAAGACAGGATATCGGGTGCATCTGAGAAAGACATCGTGCACTCTGGCTTAGCATACACAATGGAGCGTTCTACCAGGCAAATTATGTGCACAGTCATGAAGTATAAC AACCTGGGATTAGACCTGAGAATAGCTGCCTATGTCAATGCCATTGAGAAAGTCTTCAAAGTGTACAATGAAGCTGGTATGACCTTCACATAG